A stretch of the Lolium perenne isolate Kyuss_39 chromosome 3, Kyuss_2.0, whole genome shotgun sequence genome encodes the following:
- the LOC127342903 gene encoding BIIDXI-like protein At5g11420: protein MRCAVLLLLLCAAARAAAVVTDGLVPNGNFEYGPPKKDLVNGTVVKGGDSIPSWRTSGFVEYIESGHKQGDMLLVVPQGAHAVRLGNEASITQRLAVTRGAYYAVTFSAARTCAQAEAINISVSPESGVLPMQTIYGSNGWDSYAWAFKAKFDAVDLVIHNPGVEEDPACGPLIDAVAIRALYPPTLSKGNMLKNGGFEEGPYFLPNASWGVLVPPNIEDDHSPLPAWMIMSSKAVKYVDAAHFKVPEGARAVELVGGKESALVQEVRTVQGWTYRLSFAVGDAADGCTGSMVAEAYAARATVKVPYASKGAGGYKRAVLEFAAIGSRTRIVFQSTFYHMKADGTLCGPVIDDAKLVPLRKKTAGRRLML from the exons ATGCGTTGCGCCGTGCTCTTGCTGCTCCTCTGCGCGGCGGCGCGCGCTGCCGCCGTCGTCACCGACG GGCTTGTGCCGAACGGCAACTTCGAGTACGGCCCGCCCAAGAAGGACCTGGTGAACGGCACGGTGGTGAAGGGCGGCGACTCGATCCCCAGCTGGCGGACGTCGGGGTTCGTGGAGTACATCGAGTCCGGGCACAAGCAGGGCGACATGCTGCTGGTGGTGCCGCAGGGCGCGCACGCGGTGCGCCTCGGCAACGAGGCCTCCATTACGCAGCGCCTCGCCGTCACGCGGGGCGCCTACTACGCCGTCACCTTCAGCGCCGCGCGCACCTGCGCGCAGGCGGAGGCCATCAACATCTCCGTCAGCCCCGAGTCCGGCGTGCTCCCCATGCAGACCATCTACGGCAGCAACGGCTGGGATTCCTACGCCTGGGCATTCAAGGCCAAGTTCGACGCCGTCGACCTCGTCATCCACAACCCGGGCGTCGAGGAGGACCCCGCGTGCGGCCCGCTCATCGACGCCGTCGCCATCAGGGCGCTCTACCCGCCCACGCTCTCCAAGGGAAACATGCTCAAGAACGGAGGGTTCGAGGAGGGGCCATACTTCCTGCCCAACGCGTCTTGGGGCGTGCTCGTGCCGCCGAATATCGAGGACGACCACTCGCCGCTCCCCGCCTGGATGATCATGTCCTCCAAGGCCGTCAAGTACGTCGACGCCGCGCACTTCAAGGTCCCTGAGGGCGCGCGCGCTGTCGAGCTGGTCGGCGGCAAGGAGAGCGCGCTCGTGCAGGAGGTGCGCACCGTGCAGGGCTGGACCTACCGCCTCTCCTTCGCCGTCGGCGACGCCGCCGACGGCTGCACGGGGTCCATGGTCGCCGAAGCATACGCGGCGCGCGCCACCGTCAAGGTGCCGTACGCCTCCAAGGGCGCCGGAGGGTACAAGCGCGCCGTGCTCGAGTTCGCCGCCATCGGGAGCCGCACTAGGATCGTGTTCCAGAGCACCTTCTACCACATGAAGGCCGACGGCACGCTCTGCGGGCCCGTCATCGACGACGCCAAGCTCGTCCCCCTCCGCAAGAAGACCGCCGGCCGCAGGCTCATGCTATAA